The nucleotide sequence CATCCGTTCCATCTGGGCCAGCAGCAAGGGAATATCATCTACTCGTTCATTCGTTACTATCAGTCTCTCGCTCATGGCGAGAGTTTACTACAATCTGCTAAACCCATCTAGATTTGAGCGAACCATGGGAGAAAAGTTAGGGGCTTCATAATGTCGTGGCGGCAATGAAGAATGCTCTGTTGGCGCACGCGTTAAGAGGCTAAGCGAGGTAATGTTGAATACTTTGAGGAAATCTCGCCGCAACATTTGTATCAAGCCTGCTTGAGAACCCAAACGGCTTAACGTGTGGCTCACCTACCGAGAGGCACAGGCCCAGAACCCCTGTCAACTATCACCAGCGCAGGCAAACCGCGCCGCTTACCCTCCGAGCGAAGCGAGATCCGGTGCAGCAGTGGGCAGAATTAATTCCCATTCAACTCATGTAAAACTTCGCGAACCAAGTCTCGGTACTCTTCGTAGATAAAGTAAGTTTCTTTCATCCACAGCATATCTGGATGATATTCATACCCAACGACCTGGCGCAGGAAATCATTTCTTGCCAATCCGACTTGCTGTGAAATAAGCGACAGAAAATAACCGGCATTTCTCTCGGTATCTGCTTCGCCCATCTGGACAAATTCTTTCTTCAGTTGGTCTCGTGTTGCCTTCCCGTCCCGTAATAGTACGGGCAATAAAACTCTCCTGATCCGCTTCGCAGACCACAGGTCTTGCATCAAGTACTGCTTCAGCTTTTGTTTCAGAACTTCCGCTGAATAGTCCCCTGGTTCATCTGACATGGGGATTTGGAATTTCTTCCGCTGACTGCGTTGCTGTTCCATTTCTTCGGAAATCACCGCAACTCGGCTAAGTAACTCATCTCCTTGTGCAGTTCGCACATATTGCAACAAGACAGCATTAACATTTACCCCATAAGCATTTGATAACCAATTCAACATGCGCTCTAACGCCCCTTCTATTCCAAACCCGACCAGGATTATCCGTTGCGTCTCGTTGATGTTCAGATTTTCTAAATTTATGTCGGGAAAACTTTCAACCAGATGATCTTCAAGGCTTTTGCCTATAAACTGTGTGCAAATCTCACTCAGCTTTTCTATGCTCCACTCGGCAACGTCCGAAGCATAGTCAACAGCCTG is from Litorilinea aerophila and encodes:
- a CDS encoding endonuclease NucS domain-containing protein; protein product: MSTEIKTWQVIKGKLQPVATSLAEAGRKEAQDLEEWIVSNPAIIGAGIAIIGRQVPTKSGPLDLLGIDKHGNTIVIELKRDKLPRDVLAQAVDYASDVAEWSIEKLSEICTQFIGKSLEDHLVESFPDINLENLNINETQRIILVGFGIEGALERMLNWLSNAYGVNVNAVLLQYVRTAQGDELLSRVAVISEEMEQQRSQRKKFQIPMSDEPGDYSAEVLKQKLKQYLMQDLWSAKRIRRVLLPVLLRDGKATRDQLKKEFVQMGEADTERNAGYFLSLISQQVGLARNDFLRQVVGYEYHPDMLWMKETYFIYEEYRDLVREVLHELNGN